In Rhodococcus sp. OK302, one genomic interval encodes:
- a CDS encoding MCE family protein → MSVSRSTLGALAALALTSILTGCSLNFQHLPLGQGMTGDSYPLTMEFVDASLLPIGGEVRIGQAVVGRVTSMSADHFAAVVQTEIDSTISLPTETRARIELSTPIGDAFVNLEVPTESSGATFESGAKLEPGARILRSQTLRGPDVAQLLGAVGTLLNGSGLAQVKNIVHEANQILDGREGTVTDLLARLDSLLGTLDERKDSVNSALDSLNRLSTVISDESATIDEGLRTLTPALSVVADQRQPLLDLLDETDRLSTATNSVLDQSSDQIADVTERLSPILDQFSAMGPTLGDTMTNLDNARVLLERASPSDYVNIDLNVDIEGTVTGVLNEIIPGAAPPLPPLPATSPGTPATPLLGGHDEEQDRLLRDRCVSSDRRDQHDLRCAPGRCR, encoded by the coding sequence ATGTCTGTATCACGATCAACACTGGGAGCACTTGCTGCACTGGCACTCACGTCGATACTGACTGGATGCAGCCTCAATTTCCAGCACCTTCCTCTCGGGCAAGGGATGACTGGTGATTCGTATCCGTTGACCATGGAATTTGTCGATGCGTCGCTACTCCCGATCGGTGGCGAGGTCAGAATCGGGCAGGCTGTGGTCGGCCGCGTCACGTCGATGAGCGCCGATCACTTTGCGGCAGTTGTTCAGACCGAGATCGATTCGACCATCTCGCTACCCACGGAGACTCGGGCGAGAATCGAATTGTCCACGCCTATCGGGGACGCCTTCGTCAATCTCGAGGTCCCAACAGAGTCGAGCGGGGCAACGTTCGAATCAGGGGCGAAGCTCGAACCCGGGGCAAGGATCTTGCGCTCACAGACCCTGCGCGGGCCTGACGTCGCACAATTGCTCGGCGCCGTCGGAACTCTGCTGAACGGAAGCGGTTTGGCGCAGGTGAAGAATATCGTGCACGAAGCTAATCAAATTCTGGACGGCCGCGAAGGCACCGTCACGGATCTCCTAGCCCGCCTCGATTCACTTCTGGGCACCCTCGACGAGCGGAAGGACTCCGTCAATTCCGCATTGGACTCACTGAACCGTCTCAGTACGGTCATCAGCGACGAAAGCGCCACTATCGACGAGGGGTTGCGAACTCTCACACCCGCATTGAGCGTCGTCGCCGACCAGCGGCAACCCTTGCTCGATCTGCTGGACGAGACGGACAGGCTCAGTACCGCAACAAATTCCGTTCTCGACCAGTCATCCGATCAGATAGCCGACGTGACGGAACGGTTGTCGCCGATCCTCGATCAGTTTTCGGCGATGGGCCCGACACTGGGTGACACGATGACGAACCTCGACAACGCCCGGGTTCTCCTCGAACGCGCCAGTCCGAGTGATTACGTCAATATCGATCTCAATGTTGATATCGAGGGAACTGTCACCGGAGTGCTGAACGAGATAATCCCGGGTGCGGCACCGCCGTTGCCACCGCTTCCTGCTACGTCACCGGGAACACCGGCAACACCTCTGCTCGGGGGACACGATGAAGAACAGGACCGTCTACTTCGAGATCGTTGCGTTTCTTCTGATCGCCGTGATCAGCACGACTTACGTTGTGCGCCAGGTCGGTGCCGGTGA
- a CDS encoding MCE family protein, with translation MTATGKKLTILAVVALCAIGGILFVTRDSNNLRLTAEFASTDAVFAGNTVTILGVPSGRVESVTPAGSRVHVVLSLPKGTRIPVDANAWVLSPAVISDRTVELGPGYEDGEFLPDGALIPLERTHSPLTWDQLTKSVNELTVALGPGAGGSGIGDLIDSSAQILDGNGQAFHDAVQSISQASSVLAGASPDITELVANLGTLVQLIADNQSQVDSLSNSVTATAREFSSQRSDISGALTSMTTVLGQVSALLTEHGSTVPTDLGKLAQLTGSIATKQDQLREIIDTAPTGFQNVANLVTEEGRARVRLNVATNVSQFDTTRALCERMPLPLCSGPGLVNPIEFPSTAAGPDLAWILGGGR, from the coding sequence ATGACCGCCACCGGGAAGAAACTCACAATCCTTGCAGTGGTAGCGCTCTGCGCGATCGGAGGCATACTGTTTGTCACCCGCGACAGCAACAATCTCAGGCTCACTGCAGAATTCGCGTCGACCGACGCGGTCTTCGCCGGCAATACCGTCACGATTCTCGGGGTTCCCAGCGGCCGAGTAGAAAGCGTGACCCCCGCCGGATCACGGGTCCACGTGGTGCTGAGCCTCCCGAAGGGAACCCGGATTCCGGTAGACGCCAATGCCTGGGTTCTGTCCCCCGCTGTCATCAGTGATCGGACCGTCGAACTCGGTCCAGGTTACGAGGACGGCGAGTTCCTCCCCGACGGCGCGCTGATTCCACTCGAACGCACACATTCACCACTAACCTGGGATCAACTCACCAAGTCGGTCAACGAGTTGACCGTCGCGCTCGGACCAGGCGCGGGTGGTTCCGGGATAGGCGATCTCATCGACTCCAGTGCTCAGATACTCGATGGCAACGGCCAGGCATTCCACGATGCCGTGCAGTCGATTTCGCAGGCCAGCTCGGTACTGGCGGGGGCAAGTCCGGACATTACCGAATTGGTGGCCAACCTCGGAACCCTGGTTCAGTTGATCGCCGACAATCAGTCTCAGGTCGACTCACTGTCAAATTCCGTCACCGCCACCGCCCGTGAATTCTCTTCGCAGCGAAGCGATATCAGCGGCGCGCTGACCTCTATGACGACTGTATTGGGGCAGGTGTCGGCGCTGCTGACCGAACATGGCAGCACCGTTCCCACTGACCTGGGTAAGCTCGCCCAACTGACGGGATCGATTGCCACTAAACAAGATCAGCTTCGCGAGATCATCGATACCGCACCGACCGGATTTCAGAACGTCGCAAACCTCGTCACCGAGGAGGGCCGAGCGCGAGTCCGACTCAATGTCGCGACCAACGTTTCGCAGTTCGACACAACGCGAGCACTCTGCGAGAGAATGCCACTTCCGTTGTGCAGTGGTCCGGGGCTCGTCAACCCCATCGAATTCCCTTCGACGGCAGCAGGTCCTGATCTTGCCTGGATTTTGGGCGGGGGTCGTTGA
- a CDS encoding A/G-specific adenine glycosylase: MAVESSVLLKWYAATARDLPWRREGVSAWQILMSEIMLQQTPVVRVAPIWEEWVQRWPVPSAMAASSQAEVLRAWGKLGYPRRALRLHECAGVLATHHGDAVPTDVDTLLTLPGIGSYTARAVACFAYGQRVPVVDTNVRRVVARAVHGIAEPGNPSNTRDLADVAELLPRTRERAATYSAALMELGALICTARAPSCDDCPLPNCAWVAAGKPAHTGPPKKVQKFAGTDRQVRGKLMAVLRECHRPVERAQLDIVWPTDPGQRDRALHSLLVDGLVEQTDDGLFALAGEGNA, from the coding sequence GTGGCAGTCGAGTCTTCTGTCCTGCTGAAATGGTATGCGGCGACGGCAAGAGATCTTCCGTGGCGACGCGAAGGCGTCAGTGCCTGGCAGATTCTGATGAGCGAGATCATGCTCCAGCAGACGCCGGTGGTCCGGGTCGCCCCCATCTGGGAAGAGTGGGTGCAGCGGTGGCCGGTCCCCTCGGCGATGGCTGCGTCGAGCCAAGCGGAGGTACTACGTGCCTGGGGAAAGCTCGGGTATCCGCGGCGCGCGCTTCGACTGCACGAATGCGCGGGCGTCCTCGCTACCCACCATGGGGATGCGGTTCCAACTGACGTCGACACCTTGCTGACGCTGCCGGGAATCGGCTCGTACACTGCTCGCGCGGTGGCATGTTTTGCCTACGGGCAGCGAGTTCCCGTCGTGGACACCAATGTTCGACGCGTAGTTGCCCGCGCAGTTCACGGTATCGCTGAACCGGGAAATCCCTCGAACACAAGAGATCTGGCCGATGTGGCCGAGTTGCTACCGCGGACGCGGGAGCGGGCTGCCACGTACTCTGCCGCGCTGATGGAACTCGGCGCCTTGATCTGCACGGCTCGGGCACCCAGCTGTGACGATTGCCCGCTGCCGAACTGTGCCTGGGTGGCGGCCGGAAAACCCGCTCACACCGGGCCGCCGAAGAAGGTGCAGAAATTTGCCGGAACCGATCGTCAGGTTCGCGGCAAGTTGATGGCGGTGCTGCGTGAGTGTCACCGTCCGGTCGAGCGTGCGCAGTTGGACATCGTGTGGCCCACCGACCCTGGTCAGCGCGATCGCGCGTTGCATTCCCTGCTGGTCGACGGATTGGTCGAACAGACGGACGATGGTTTGTTCGCATTGGCCGGCGAGGGCAACGCCTGA
- a CDS encoding MlaD family protein: MKNRTVYFEIVAFLLIAVISTTYVVRQVGAGDPFTGSFAVTVELENAAGIAQGSEVAYRGVTVGDVESVRLSAERDLVVLTLNISADREIPLDTVAAISQDTAVPVLKVQLSSESDSGPYLVDGSVVPRERTSIPVPLGTVIANFNTTADTVDPADLRTLSRELGTGLGGLGPDLQALVDNFDVIARSVALNQPHLNTLVENSRTLYTANEDNVAALPDVARTLRQLTDQVRSSDPQLRTLLDRSPAVLDNQILPLIEQSREPFSLLLANSLVSSQIVTARMRAVDTLLVVVPKGFEKLGSIVRDGRAQLDLITAVGPVCIYDTPRRTVQDVSPTTLDKDQHCTDRSGKIQNRGSQNIPAGTGTIGGVVEYDPAVGTVAAGDGTSIRLGLNGGQKTVLGDNSFAALLVQGTH; the protein is encoded by the coding sequence ATGAAGAACAGGACCGTCTACTTCGAGATCGTTGCGTTTCTTCTGATCGCCGTGATCAGCACGACTTACGTTGTGCGCCAGGTCGGTGCCGGTGATCCGTTCACCGGGAGCTTCGCGGTAACAGTCGAATTGGAAAATGCCGCCGGAATTGCGCAGGGTTCGGAAGTGGCCTATCGCGGGGTCACCGTCGGAGATGTCGAATCTGTGCGGCTGTCAGCTGAACGAGACCTGGTTGTTCTCACTCTGAACATCTCTGCCGATCGAGAGATTCCACTCGATACCGTTGCGGCCATCAGCCAGGACACCGCTGTTCCGGTACTAAAAGTACAGCTGTCTTCTGAATCCGACAGCGGCCCTTATCTTGTCGATGGATCCGTCGTACCTCGTGAACGAACATCGATACCGGTGCCACTGGGTACGGTCATCGCAAACTTCAATACGACTGCGGACACCGTCGATCCCGCCGACCTCCGGACGCTCTCACGTGAACTCGGCACCGGACTGGGGGGACTAGGACCGGATCTGCAAGCCCTGGTTGACAATTTTGATGTTATCGCCCGGTCCGTCGCGCTCAACCAACCCCACCTCAACACTCTCGTCGAGAATTCACGCACTCTCTACACGGCCAACGAGGACAACGTGGCAGCACTCCCGGATGTTGCTCGGACACTTCGACAATTGACTGATCAAGTCAGGTCTTCGGATCCACAGCTGCGCACTCTGCTCGATCGAAGTCCCGCCGTCCTCGACAATCAGATACTGCCTCTCATCGAGCAAAGCCGTGAACCGTTCAGCCTCCTGCTGGCGAATTCTCTGGTTTCCAGTCAAATCGTCACAGCGCGGATGCGGGCTGTCGATACGCTACTCGTGGTGGTACCCAAGGGGTTCGAGAAACTCGGTAGCATCGTCAGGGATGGTCGTGCGCAGCTGGATTTGATCACCGCGGTCGGTCCCGTCTGTATCTACGACACCCCACGCCGCACCGTGCAGGATGTCTCGCCGACCACACTCGACAAAGACCAGCACTGTACTGACCGATCGGGCAAAATCCAGAACCGCGGCTCGCAGAATATTCCAGCCGGAACAGGAACAATCGGAGGTGTTGTCGAATACGACCCCGCAGTGGGCACCGTCGCGGCCGGCGACGGCACATCGATTCGTCTGGGTTTGAACGGCGGCCAGAAAACAGTGCTCGGAGACAACTCATTTGCCGCACTACTAGTACAAGGAACACATTGA